In the Variovorax sp. S12S4 genome, one interval contains:
- a CDS encoding Bug family tripartite tricarboxylate transporter substrate binding protein, producing the protein MDRRTLLATLASGAAMAASPFASAQDYPTQLIKWVVPYPAGGGTDVIARTLAEAMRQALGQQIVIDNRPGASTNIGADLVAKSKPDGYTVMSADNAVLAFNEHLFGKLPFNPEKDFTYVGAIGKFPLALVVHPDFPAKNFKEFLAYVKANPGKVNYASPGNGSPHHLAMEMFKVRTGTFITHIPYRGAAPAMADVMGGQVPCMFLDLASGLPIMQGNKVRVLAIGSGARNKLLPNVPTLAEVGVPNTEVFAFQGVLGPAGLPPAAVAKLNSELNRAFSTPAVQKRFDDFGMEAMPGTPAQFEALARAESKRWGPIIKQAGIKLD; encoded by the coding sequence ATGGACCGCCGCACTCTTCTGGCCACGCTCGCTTCGGGCGCCGCCATGGCCGCAAGCCCGTTCGCCAGCGCGCAGGACTACCCCACGCAACTCATCAAGTGGGTGGTGCCCTATCCCGCGGGCGGCGGTACCGACGTGATTGCGCGCACGCTCGCCGAGGCCATGCGCCAGGCGCTGGGCCAGCAGATCGTTATCGACAACCGGCCCGGCGCCTCGACCAACATCGGCGCCGACCTGGTCGCAAAGAGCAAGCCCGACGGCTACACCGTGATGTCGGCCGACAACGCCGTGCTGGCCTTCAACGAGCACCTGTTCGGCAAGCTGCCGTTCAATCCGGAAAAAGACTTCACCTACGTCGGCGCGATCGGCAAGTTTCCGCTGGCGCTGGTGGTGCACCCGGACTTTCCGGCCAAGAACTTCAAGGAGTTCCTGGCGTATGTGAAGGCCAATCCGGGCAAGGTCAACTACGCCTCGCCGGGCAACGGATCGCCGCATCACCTGGCCATGGAGATGTTCAAGGTTCGCACCGGCACCTTCATCACGCACATTCCATACCGTGGCGCCGCCCCGGCGATGGCCGACGTGATGGGCGGGCAGGTGCCGTGCATGTTCCTGGACCTGGCCTCGGGCCTGCCGATCATGCAGGGCAACAAGGTTCGCGTGCTGGCCATTGGCTCCGGCGCGCGCAACAAGCTGCTGCCCAACGTGCCGACGCTGGCCGAAGTGGGCGTGCCCAATACCGAGGTGTTCGCGTTCCAGGGCGTGCTGGGCCCGGCCGGCCTTCCGCCCGCCGCGGTGGCCAAGCTCAACAGCGAGCTGAACCGCGCGTTCAGCACGCCGGCGGTACAAAAGCGCTTCGATGATTTCGGCATGGAAGCCATGCCGGGCACGCCCGCGCAGTTCGAAGCGCTGGCGCGCGCCGAGTCGAAGCGCTGGGGGCCGATCATCAAGCAGGCCGGCATCAAGCTGGACTGA